The segment acgcaaagagaaccTTTCATTTGCACATTTTAGACCTTTTGACATGCTggtcaaaatttgtttttatagtGGTGAATATGTCGTCCATTGTCGTTACGAGTAACGAGATCTAACAacgtattcaagctggaaatacGTTGTTTGCTACTTTTCCTTCCGCGAGCCGTTTCGATCGTTTTTAGTCTTTGCTCTTTTCTTTATCTATCACAGCTCGTTCAAAGCTGCCAAGGATCAAGCTGCTTTGAGCGCTTGGGCTCTTAAGTGTCCTTGTATTCTTCGCACTattgcactatggtcgaaaaagcaaaaattcaagacaaatatcaatatctcgaaaaccattgacTCTACATATTTCGTGCATTcaaaagattttgtttagaaaaaaagacctatcttttggtataattagtcattagggtggtgcacttttactcgttataaattttttaactttttagccTTGTGATATAGAGCAAcactttctactacaaagttgtaaatactgtattttgcagaaactttgctgaagaaactaaaattgtatctcatctgtgtatcgccatacaacgaattttctagattaagtcagggtggatcttgaaaaagctgtttttttgctccaacttttttatttgaaacccaaTTCGGAAACTGAGTTCGGATGACTTTTAGAGCgcaaaatgatgcattttttgaaacctgctatctattgtctgaaggaaaATATAGaggttttcgattcaaaatatcgcagttttccacggcgtctcacacttccgtttgcacatattttcgaaaacggaatgcatGGTTTAAAAGTACgtaactagatctacaaaatTCATGTAAGGACATTTTTCCACAGTTCTCCTGTTCCttagaaaaacgcatttgaaaagtgagtatttttccatattcagcccgctgtggtccaacggttcaccaatatctacgatccgcagggcctggggaaaagttgggttcgaattctgttataattggctcccattatagcttgttttgttccatggatccgtaagcgttgcttcaagggCAGGGCccgacatcgtcgaaacaaataaatgcaaCTGACACTCTCTTagcttcgcttcatacatgaagtgacttgcttcatttgttgaacagaacgtttcaagcaagcttcatttgaagttggtggctgcttcaattgacgacggcagaaaatCAGACACGATTTGCCGACATTGactaggttaactttaatatgcgttgcattgtagaaaatgttactcaaattcatttatttgcattcaaagttgctggccttcttctgaatatatgatagaaaagtacaaatgaaaagttaaaaccgatagggtaaaagcaccagttttggccatagtttgtcAAACATTCAACGTTATCGATCATGTTTCATCAAAACCGACTAAACTAAATATGTTTAATATCATCAATATGTAATTTACGCTGTAATCTTCATACTGTATTAGTTGATGTGAGGAAAatatacttttttgttttaatttttatcgaaTAAAAAATCTCTGGtgggttcctattttggccataCTGTTCTAGTATTCGCCActctgtgttcctattttggccacccTGCTGAAAGTGTCGCAAAACATGATAAATGTACCGGGTAATCTATTTTACTGAATTAGTCATCTTTTTAACACAAAATTGCATCGTACCAGTATTGCAACCGGATATTTAACCCTTATTTTAGCTCCCTCATTACTTTCGCAAGacttaaaaattggttttctagaaaaaaagataaaaaaaacagttttttttcacttttcagtGAAGCTTAgtagaaattatttttaattgtttAACCCACGATTTCTCGTTCTgtagtattttgtacaacgtatGTGAGAATTTAACTTTATTATATCGGTATATCCCTGGATTCTGGCTTATCTGTCAATCGAAATGGCACGAATGACAAAAGGTAAAGCAATTTCCAATTGTAAAACCGTTTTTGCAGCATAAGTAGATATGTCAAACCTTTTTGTTGATATTTCCGTTTCTGCTTCTTTTTTTGcaccaatttaatttcaatttccaaaCTTCTACTTTACAGTAGAAATagtaaataaaatgtaaatggGTGCAATTAGTCAAACAAAGTCAACCGATTTACAATACGTTTATTACAAACCTCAACTGCAAGAAATAGGCACTCAACTTTTAGTTGAGTATATTACCTTCGAACATTTGTAAACTATCGAGatataaatgcaaaatttgaacaaaaacaTTTCGGAGGATAatgttttattaaatttattccaGTATTTAACGGCTTTTACTACTATCGTAACAACTTAGACAATATCTAAACTCAACATAATTCTGAGTAACAACTTATTTAGTATTCTCCATCATGATTCTCCATGCTTCGCTTTTTACCACTTTCCGGTGCTTCCGGTGCTGTTGACCTTTTTAGGTTTCTTTTcagattttcacgtttttttaGTTCGGcatccattttcttcttttttcgctCGTGagatttttcttgttttgtagCAAGCTTTTCCTGCTTCGTTTTCTCGCGCTCGATTGCTCTAATCTTCTTCTTATGTTCAACGTCCTGCTTTTCTTTTTCCACTTTGCGAATTTCCTCCAATCGCTCAGCCGCAGTTAAAACTGGATGAAACTTTTTGGCATAATTCCGATGTTTTCCACTCCTGTGAGGTACTGGTGGTTACTGCAGGAAGTCGGAAATGCTGGTTTTTCTGCTGTTAATTCTTTTGTTGGTAACATCTCGAAGTGCTTCTGTGTGAGATTGCTTGACTGTCGGTTCTgcaagtaaaataaataaaacatgttTTAGATTATAGATGACTATCAAGAGAAGGTATTTACCAGTGAATGAAGTACTTATGCCACTCGTAGCTTTCTGCATATCGAGTGAAGAGATTTGTTTGTTCGATTCTTCCAAAAGTCGCACAACCTCTTGTTGAGAATAATCCCCAGAGAAGGATACGTTCCCTTCATTAGAAATAGTGAGCTCTCCAAGAACAGTTATTTCATCATTAGACGGCGGCTGATCAGTGGTTTCAAGATTCTGCGTAACAGTTCTGTCATAATCGTTTATGTTGGACCCACCGCTTACGTTGCAAGTGGACGACTTTGGAAAGATTTCCCGTAAAAGATATTACATTCTCATGGTTTTGCTCATTTCTATATTCGGGTGGTGTTGAATGGATATCGACATACGGTTGTATAAATTCCTGATAGAAAAAGCGTATGATCTTCTGCTCATGAGTATCATTTTCATCTtccctttctactgccacaataatcattatttaatttctcaagaacatctataattaatttgactatatcttcaaatatccgttccgtatttctcAAAAtgcttatttgccagtaaaattcacaacgtattgcgtacaataattatattttctttccttgggtgcgtaaatacttgtaagcgtcatttatgttacgtaatgaacaccttatttagttttatattttttttccttgttggggaccttggaccactgcgaccagttctttgatctattgtggtgtatCCTCTTTTGATGTATGCTTTTACTTATGAACAGCTACTATGTTTAgtaattattattttaattgaaggcatcatcgcaacacggtaatatgttgagaataaattgtattactttctgaggagaactagcccatatttccgaaggctccaacagtccttcatcaagaaatttgcgccttttattgaataatgccgtgcattcgcacagtatacgatgagcactttcacactctagattgcagaaacgacatctatcatcattaagctttcctattaccttcagatgatatttgcttggacaatgaccagtaaccactccgctcaaatctttttttgaaaGATTCAATAGCTTTTGCGTGATTGTGGCATTTGGCTTAACAAACCGTTTTGCATGACGAGCTGATAGAGTATTATTCCAGTTCAATATGACCTGATTCtcttcccattttttcagttccatcttgcACGTACTATTGGATACCCCACAGAAAGGTTCGGGACCTATAAATTCCATTGCAGATCCAGATCTGGCTAACTCGTCTGCTCTTTCATTACCTTCTATACCACAGTGCCCGGGAACCCAAAAGAGGTTTACCCTGTTGTGTGTAGATAGCTGTTGAAGCAGTTTTACACAGTCCCTGACTAATTTGGAAGTGCAAGCAACAGATTTTAGAGCTCTcagagctgcttgactgtctgagaaaatacaaatatttgcatacctatattttctcttcaagcaTATCGAAGTACATTCTAGAATAGCATATATTTCGGCTTGAAAGACCGTTGGCCATTTGCCCATTGCCACTGACCTATTCAATCCAGAACCAGTAATGCCAGCCCCCACTCGGTCTGCCAATTTCGAACCATCagtgtaaaaagttattgaaccaTCTTTGACATAGGGGCCCCCTCGTTCCCATTCACTACGATCTGGTTCATGGATGCTAAATAAATggtcaaaatcgaatttttttccattagatcttcagcttgaaaaataagaggattaatttcaaattcctttAGGATACTTAGGTGGCCTTTTAGATCACCACTGAAAAGATTTTTGGTTCGTCTGAGTCTTATCGCGTTTTTAACGGCATCTAGTTGAATGACCTGAGATAATGGCAGCAGATTTAATAGAGCATCTAGATGGAGTAGTACCCATTGCTCCTGTTATAGCGATAGTAGCGAGCCTTTGCAGCtttccaagtttaatttaaatcgttttttgtttcgttttcgtcCACCAAACTAATGCTGCGTATGTGATTCTAGGTTTCACTATAGCCGAGTAAATCCAATGTATCATTTTCGGCCTTAGACcccattttttaccgaacattctTTTACATGCCCAAAAAGCACTAGTAGCTTTGTTGATCACTTGTTCGATATGTGTATTCCAGTTGAGTTTTTTATCTAGAGTAATTCCAAGACACTTAGTTTCTGTAGAAAACGGTAGAAGAGTTTGGTCTAAGTGCAAAGTTATGAAgttagttttatttctttttgtaaatggtACAATTGTGGTCTTACTAGGATTTATATTCAGTCCTTCTTTTTTGCACCATGAAAGGGTGAAACTTAATGCTGTTTGTATTCGTTCTGAGACTGTTGTATCAAATTTGCCACGGACTATAATGACGACGTCGTCCGCAAAACCAATCACTTCGAAGCCTAgcaattccaggtttttcaaAAGGTCATCTACCACCAACGACCAAAGCAGTGGAGATAAAACTCCCCCTTGTGGACAACCTTTAACAGCTATAACTTTTAATGAAGATTCTTCAAGATTTAAAAGTATCTCTCGATTTGACAGCATTTCAACAATCCACTCAACCAAGCAGTTTGCAAAACCATgtcttttcattgcatttttcaTTGAGATATAGttagcattatcaaatgctCCTTCTATATCCAGCTTTCACACCTTTAACATATTCATCAATTAGTTTTTCCATTACTTTCAGGAATATGGATGACAAGCTAATTGGTCTAAATGATTTTGGtgaagatttgtcttttttgtttgcttttggtATAAACACTACTTTGGCCTGCCGCCATACTGTAGGAATATATTTCAGCAAAAGACTTCCTTTGTATAGCTTAGTCAAAGCAGGAACTAATACAGTCTTGCTTTTTTGAAGAAATATTGGCAAAAtttcatcaactcctggagattTGAGTGGGGCAAATGAATCAATTGCCCATTCTACTCTTGGGTGTGTGAAAATGTTATTGGCCAGACTTTCATTCTCCCTATTAGATCTTTCTGATCTATCCGGCGAGTCGTTTGGTCTAGTCTCAGCACACTTGTCCATTATTTCAGAGTTTGAGTCTGAAATGTCTAACATTTGATTGGGAACTGCTAGAGAATCTGGAAAATGAGTTTTCATCAGTACATCTAGCGTTTCCTTTGTGAAAGTGAAAGAACCATCACTATTTTTGAGAAATCCTAAGCCATTAGAATGAGATTTTGAGAGAACCTTCTGAAGCCTACTAATAACCGGGAcactttcaatgttttcacaattAAACCTCCAATGCCTACGTTTAGATCTTCTGATCTCTTTATTGTATTCAGTCAGGGCCTTTTTATATTTGGACCAATTTGATGTGGTTTTGGCATGATTAAATAATATCCTGGCCCTTTTCCTTAATTTCTCTAGCCTATCGTTCCACCACGACACATCCCTGTTTGTAGAACGCCTTTTTTCCGGACAACCCAAACGGTAGGCTTGTTTAATTTTGcctatattttataatatttacgtcatttatagaaaaataatgtaaacataaAAGATAATTTATGCAGGCTTGAatgaatatttatagaaaattagaaattaaccctgttctaacgggtctacagacggccttaactttcgggcttcagaaccacatacgaaacttgttttgaatagcAGATatgttgatattttgatattaataccatgcattcaaaagttagtgTTGCCGCTGGGCACACTGTCTCAGATTGTTGATGCGCAGAGTTCTTTTAGACGAACGCTATTTTCGCAGCGGGCCCGTCAAATGTGACAATTGACAGTCGTCAGTAAACGGATGTAAAAGGGGAACGAGAACTTGGCACAGTCGAAGATAGTACTTGTGGTGAACACATCTAAAATTAAAACGTGTTAATATCTTAGGCTATATACAACTTAGGCTATATTTGGAGACGTTATATTATTAAAATACACTACATTTTTTATACTAATTAAAATGCACAGTGAGTAATGTGGTGGCTCACTATTCCGTCCTCAGCAGAGGACTGTACGGTCGAGCGATGCTTGGGTGAGCGCTACTTACTTCTACACACGTCCAGTCAGCCCGATGGTCCAAGAAGGAAAGAGGACGAGTTTGCATCGCGAAGGCCGAAGTACCCAAGCCGGTTGTTAGAGAACGGAGAGGGTGTgtaagagagagagagtttATGATTACTCACAAATAAAGCGTTCGTTTACGGCAGGGGTGAACACAGGCCATAACTAAATTCACCATCAACGAGGGCGTTCGTAATAGGGTGACTCAGTCCTCACATCTCTCTTctactcgaaaaaaaaaatgaaaatagaaaaaaaaacctttttttaaaaaattatataTCTCGTTTATATATAGTTAAGTcattaatcaaaaaaaaaaatgttcaggATTCTACTTCATGAACGTAGTTTCTGAGGTATGTAGAAGGTTTCCTTTCTCTTGTGGATCGTCGCGGAGCCGTCGTTTCAGTTGCCTCGCGCTCGGTGTTTTTAGACGTGTTTTTTTCGATATCCCGCCATGGATGCACCTTCTTAGTCTGTGTGACATGTCGCCTCAGAATCTGACCTTCTTGATTACTGAGTACCAGGCTACCGTTGTGTTCTTCCATAACAGTATATCTCTTCGAGTCAAACCTGGAAATTGCCTTTCCTTTGGATGGCCGCTCCACAATAACGGTGTCGCCTGGCTTTACGCGACAGACTCGTGCTCCCCTTTGTATATCTTCTCGGTCTTTTGCTTTCGTCTTGGCAATTCTGTCTCGTTCGTACTTGCTGGACGTCATCGCACGCGGATTTCTGGTGGAGAAGAAGCGGAAGTCTCCGTTTGATCTTACGACCCAACATTACTTCTTCCGGAGGAAAACCAGTAATTGCATGTGCTGCTGCATTGTGTGCATTCACTGTCGCTTGGAGTTCGTCCTTAAAGCAAGTGTCGTTGGTCGCAGCCGCAACCATTGCCCTATTCACGAGCTTCATATAGTTTTCTATCAATCCGTTCTGTTGTGGAAACAACGGAGTTGAATAGATTCTGTCAATACCCCTTTTGAAGCAGTATTGTTTATACTCCTCGCTATTGAAAGGTGGCCCATTATCAGACCGGATATTCTTAGGAAATCCTTCCCTGCCAAAGATTTCATCGAGCACGTGTCTAGTGCTGTCAAAACTCGTGGATTTTACAGGGCGAGCGATCAAGAATCTTGAGCGATAATCTACGATAAGTAAGATTGAAATGCCGACATATGGTCCATTGAAGTCCACAGCAATTGATTCCCAGACCGTCTTGGGGGCGAAAACTCTCTTCATCGGTGTAGGCTTCTCCGGTTGACCATTTATGGCACATGTTTGACAATTACTACCCACTTTACGGCATCTGACGCCATTCCAGGCCACCATACACGCTCTCGTAAGATGGACTTCAATTTTGCAGCTCTGGGATGACCATCGTGTGCTAGCTCTAGTGTTTTATTTCGCAGCTCAGTCGGGATCACAGCACACCCATTCTTCACGAGAAGGCCATTTACGACACACAGATCCTCTGCGAGTGATTGATACCGTTTTAGATCGCTCGGCCATTGACCGGTTTCTAAGGCACTTGCAACTTTTTTACAGCTCGTTGTCATGCGCGGTTGCTTCCCGAATATCTTGTTCCGTTAGAAAACCAACTGCGTTTGCCTGCAAAGTGGCAATTTCCCAAGGGCTCTGTTCTTCGTTGAAAGGCTCATCTGTGCCGACATATAATCGCGATGAAGGGTCCGCGATGTTCTCTCGCCCTCGGACGTACTCAACGTCATAATTGTAAGGACTTAATCTTAGTGCCCAACCGTCAGCCCTATTTAGCGCTCTCTTTGAGGTCTCTCGTAGCCTATTCAGAATGAATACAATTCCTCTGGCGTCAGTGCGCAGGGTGAAATGTCTTCCGAGGAGAAAGTACCAAAAATGCTTGACGGCCCAGACGGCGCTGAGTGCTTCTCTCTGGTTCTGTGGATATCTTTTTTCCGTGGCTGTTAACGCTTTAGACGCGAAGCTGATTACCCGCGGAGTAAGGCTCCCATCCTCCTGAACCAGGACTGCTCCCAGAGCATGCGGAGACGCGTCCGTATATAAAATAGTTTTATGCTTGTTAGAAAAGTAACCCAGACTCACGGTGCAGTGCGAAATATGATGTTTCATCCTCTGAAATGCGCTTTCCTGCTCTCGTCCCCAAGACCATTCTTTGGCGGAAGCCGCGGCCCATAGAGGAGCTGCAATGTCGATGAAATTATTTATGTGCGGGCTAATGAATGATGCAAGGCCCAGAAAGCTTCGAAGTTCGGATAAAGTAGCTGGTTGCCTGAACTTCTGAAGGTCTGTGATTTTCCTCTCGTCAACGTGGAAACCGTCGGCGTCTAATTCATGGCCGAGAAACTGAAGCCGAGTTTTCTCAAATTCGCACTTGGCCACGTTTAATGTTAACAGATTATCGCGAAAAATGTGCAGAACCTTCTCCGTTATTAACCTTAGCTGTTCCAGAGTCTCAGCGAACAAAAGTACATCATCAATGAAGACGATTTTGTTTCGGACATTTTCCAATAGGCGACACATCTCCCGTTGGAAAATCTCTGGCGCGCAATTGACACCGAACATTAGCCTGGTGAAGCGGTACATGCCTCTCTCAGCGAGGAATGTCGTCAAATCACGAGATTCCTCAGAGAGTTCTAGATgataatatgcgttgcatagatctaattttgtaaaaaactctTCCAGTAATGGGAGTCTAAAGAACTCTCTTTTGATTGCCTTGTTCGGGCCACGCATGTTTACCACCAATCTGAAATTTGGGGTGGTGAGCGTTGCGTTAACTTAAAAAAAAGAGCAAATTCCTACCTGAAATCATTTTTCCCTTTAGCTACAGCAGGCATTCCACTAATCCATAGAGGTGCGGCTGTCACTTTTTCTATGATACCCTTTGCTGCCATTTCTTCTAAACGGTGCTTAGCCGCTTCTCGAAATGCTGCCGGAACGTTGTAATAGGCATTACGCTCAGGTGGAACGGACTTGTCGACACTGAACTTGACGACTACTCCAGGAATTTTCGGAAAGGTAGTGCAAGTCTTCGCGTTTTCGCAGTAGTTTACTGTTAAACCTGCTTCTAGCAACCGTAACTTGCTAGCAGTCGATCTGCCCAATAAAGATCGACGCCCGTCCGCTACCACCAGGAACTCTGCAACGACAATCGGTTTTGAGACTTCGACCACTTCTACGAAATGCGCGGAATGCGCATTTCACGTTTAAGGATTTGTCTGAACCATAAGCTTTCAGTTCACGGCCCACTGGAACGTTGACTGGTTCTAGTTTCGCAATCTTTTGGTCATATTCTTGTTTCAGGATTTTTCAATCGCTTCCCCCAATAATGTTTATATCTGCACCGGAATTTATGAGGAAACGGATAATGCCTGACGAGCTCAAACGACAATCCACCAGAACATCTCCTAGTGAAAGAGCGCAAATATTCTGTAAAGGGTAACGATTCTTGTAAGAAAACACAGATATAAGATGTATCCATAGTTTTATTGCATTGCGGACAGTTACAATTGACATTTAACTCATACCTAGTTTCGATTTTCGTTTTCGGTCCAGCCAGATGGTATGTCGATTTTCTCTTCACCTGTTTGAATATGCTGAACTCCCTTATGACGACATGTTGAAGCAAAGTGGCCTACCTTGCCACACCCAAAGCATTTCCTGTTCCTAGCCGGGCAAACAGTGTGTACATGTGTCAGACTGTTGCACCGCCAACAACGAGAACGACGGCCTTGGTTGAAATTTTCCCCCAAACGTGGCATTTTTGCCTGAGCAACAAATTCCCGCTTTACTCTGCGCTTCTGTACTGGTCGGGATACTGGTTCCGTACTCTCTCTGGATGATTTGCGATAGCAAGAACGGTCGACAGCAAGAACATCGGATCTACTTTCCATGTTTTCATGGTCAATGTTACCCATGGTAAACGCTTCCTTTCGAGCAGCGGCCTTTACAACGACATCGATTTCGTAGCCATAGAGTCTCGCATCCTCCGCTAACTTTCTATCGCGCATGCCCGTTATAAGTTGGGTGCACATGAATCGATCTTCATCCTGTTCACTGTACTGCCATGATCTGACATTAGACTTCAACCGTGTAAGAAAACTTATAATTGTTTCGTCTTTCCCTTGAGTCATTTTAACGTAAGTCTGGTGCTCAGTAATAGGGTCCGTCAATTTCCGCAAATGTGCACCGATATTATCGATCATTACTTGATAACATTGTGGGTTGTTCAAACCTGGTCTCAATTTAGCGATACTCACAATATCTTGGAGTTCATCTCCCATACACATAAAAAGATGTTTAGCAAGCTGAGCAGGATTGTTAATATTCGAAAGCGAGGATGCAATCTCAAATTTTCCTAGGAAGCGATACCACTCTTCTAGCATTCTATTAATCGGTACGTTTTTTGGAAAATGCGGAGCATTATCCAAGCACGATCCTCCTATACCATGGCTTCCCACTTGCGAGAGAGCGGGTGGCTGAGCTGAATAGCGCCAGCCGAGTTCCGAATCACTAGGTTTTTTCATTAGAGTTTGATCGGGCTTGTCACTAGCTTCACATTCTTCAGATCGTACTTCCTCTGTGGCCCCAACGACTCCCGACTCAATATCATCCAAATATTCTTCTGCCTCACTAGGGCCATCAGAATCACTCGCTGATACTGACGGAGCTCccggggcggactgggagccaaagggcccaccgggcctttgagattagaaGCCCCAGCTttcaatattctcatgatagtaaattaacacaaaaaacgacatctactcaaaagacatcagtgttacaaggacagtaaatacagtaaatcgaatgaatatgggctctattttgtaagtcatgtcgtgcaactcgactcgactcaggcactatcgagtgtcgagtatcgagagaacggacagcatagcggctcgatgctcgaaacaaaacaaactcagtcgttattaggaccgagttaccagcttttagcgtgtgcgtcatattagcggttcacggtgctttagtttggacgcatttttcttcaacccaatcttcgctactttgagatttagtttgttcagccaccaccacagatggtgttctatcgacaatgtccatttcattgggaaagtagacgaactaactagatttgctgaagattgtgcctgtgtgttattattatttattatttattattaaatcaacgggctcgagatagccccaatgattgtcgatagttacataaaaatacagtcaagtgagtaaaatacaaatacaaaaacagttaaaatataagtctacatcactcgcggattattgctcccgaaaaaaag is part of the Sabethes cyaneus chromosome 2, idSabCyanKW18_F2, whole genome shotgun sequence genome and harbors:
- the LOC128735975 gene encoding uncharacterized protein LOC128735975 codes for the protein MEPLLSHCKQYLSADQHGFISQRSTTTNLLCLTSYITGSMDHRAQTDVLYTDLSAAFDKINHDIAIAKLHRLGVSDNLLRWFRSYLTNRQLVVAIGDCRSDSYLASSGIPQGSHLGPLIFLLYFNDVNLAIKCPRLSYADDLKMFSQIRSTDDCHFLQNQLEAFAAWCDVNRMPGGPFGSQSAPGAPSVSASDSDGPSEAEEYLDDIESGVVGATEEVRSEECEASDKPDQTLMKKPSDSELGWRYSAQPPALSQVGSHGIGGSCLDNAPHFPKNVPINRMLEEWYRFLGKFEIASSLSNINNPAQLAKHLFMCMGDELQDIVSIAKLRPGLNNPQCYQVMIDNIGAHLRKLTDPITEHQTYVKMTQGKDETIISFLTRLKSNVRSWQYSEQDEDRFMCTQLITGMRDRKLAEDARLYGYEIDVVVKAAARKEAFTMGNIDHENMEKVVEVSKPIVVAEFLVVADGRRSLLGRSTASKLRLLEAGLTVNYCENAKTCTTFPKIPGVVVKFSVDKSVPPERNAYYNVPAAFREAAKHRLEEMAAKGIIEKVTAAPLWISGMPAVAKGKNDFRLVVNMRGPNKAIKREFFRLPLLEEFFTKLDLCNAYYHLELSEESRDLTTFLAERGMYRFTRLMFGVNCAPEIFQREMCRLLENVRNKIVFIDDVLLFAETLEQLRLITEKVLHIFRDNLLTLNVAKCEFEKTRLQFLGHELDADGFHVDERKITDLQKFRQPATLSELRSFLGLASFISPHINNFIDIAAPLWAAASAKEWSWGREQESAFQRMKHHISHCTVSLGYFSNKHKTILYTDASPHALGAVLVQEDGSLTPRVISFASKALTATEKRYPQNQREALSAVWAVKHFWYFLLGRHFTLRTDARGIVFILNRLRETSKRALNRADGWALRLSPYNYDVEYVRGRENIADPSSRLYVGTDEPFNEEQSPWEIATLQANAVGFLTEQDIREATAHDNEL